A stretch of the Zeugodacus cucurbitae isolate PBARC_wt_2022May chromosome 6, idZeuCucr1.2, whole genome shotgun sequence genome encodes the following:
- the LOC105214534 gene encoding protein rigor mortis — translation MVLAKVPLTPQWNLTNGCVCTPDGGFLYVGSRSINYVGPIQQVDGADGIKEPPEIKVFHTRQSILSIDIDPGWPGSVIKAADNATEVANTHNNAKYFAALAQDNSVQIWNFDLGCAMSGHKAHFSTALYMEGNGPSPQGDHVLLSYMRNRNVLSINAQDIVVYCVASNTYCRRPMFISSRNQTLTVLRCSPYNEHIFAVGTNRGLVVIGDLQSMSTLYMLRGHETAITSLSWRPLDIEPFKQQNTAQIDEAHTEVKNDVQKVSTEEPQQLTEDAKQTKTAPKQNAKTQKNSKKSIMPVGNDDIFDIYDYDYLDNEFGAPTETEKKFKETAEEFVVDKSMECGPTTEFDFVEACNSLKGEIDALKQEQDYGDGDAKQLPDVTLADCQKVACADDLSSSCGDDNSGESTEGSLDLAERCSSDDEVCVDGGDLNKKQQILHQAEVHAEQSNDLEKKEIKEKSEVLTTKPVADDNIDKNSTKTSVEVKVEDKRTVSESNSEQPSIDGVASQANSYTAEKKAAQQPTLLASASIDGNFWIWNTNTGASCDRMRAISTGKHGKNTSIHIDWLSSTEFLTTNKTGELTLWYMVQTNPTETINTHQRQRYKFKADTKKSFQQRSVMSFSISHANNLLWCLSSYREISCEHLQSEKLLLKYCCSSTNVSAMRECPDDMNKIALAFSDRRVGIIDISKMSATNVFIENFVSRVDASVLALVWSPDSKRLAFGTLEGRVGVINVESGKPTTTFHPFCGKPIYSIDWQGDHIFVVCNDILAVYETNSEQKDAHIIREVKSISTVSIHDGILYVGTQRGHVQVYKRNPNVAYCYSLVQDVPLAPRYITEISWSPIANDHVAVVANANNIHILKAQSTDGVLTPVRRIEIKNPKAANACVKWSNRNANEFLTCGFDGGVRVWDLNSTKNVEKFLKFFPCPMICGLLLPTDEQIVMCAGKSTSVELFDMRLEESEMYSSIKWKRTNTLDQVKWAMKVAPRTEVTKPSTATERRRAKRALVGGPAENSATAECANGAAAGNGEAGAEVADLLGSLKLNEKREEKSATALVKEEVKASKEMQVAKANEMHLDWTNGSIYMRTPSTVMNLTTKELNKDVLEKLNMVLSNRDTKPLLLAKLFGTKADAQRLLDVELNTHRTTKSAGVANLFMTQVKSSLKDEILIAIQTKELCEWHVALAPTISYSFWQHVCQVFAEQLLEQGYALLAATYIIALHRHEVAIEMLMSKYYFKEALLIGRIHLQKDDPLLLTIVDKWTSHLVLAGNLTGSALLSTLSGQYNRAHDTLSRIRNSYPEIERVLEMLNKKMNAKQ, via the exons ATGGTTTTGGCAAAAGTGCCACTTACTCCACAATGGAATTTAACAAACG GATGTGTTTGCACACCGGATGGTGGTTTCCTATATGTAGGATCACGCAGCATTAACTACGTTGGTCCAATTCAACAAGTTGATGGTGCAGACGGTATAAAAGAACCGCCAGAAATTAAAGTTTTCCATACACGTCAAAGTATACTGAGTATAGATATAGATCCGGGTTGGCCAGGATCAGTAATAAAAGCAGCCGACAATGCGACTGAAGTGGCGAACACACACAACAATGCCAAGTATTTCGCAGCCTTAGCACAGGATAATTCAGTGCAAATTTGGAATTTCGATTTGGGTTGTGCGATGAGCGGCCATAAGGCACACTTCAGCACAGCGTTGTATATGGAGGGTAATGGACCATCGCCGCAGGGAGATCATGTGCTTCTAAGTTATATGCGCAATCGCAATGTGCTTTCGATTAATGCACAAGATATTGTAGTGTATTGTGTGGCTTCAAATACTTATTGTCGCCGACCGATGTTTATTTCAAGCAGAAATCAAACGCTAACGGTGTTGCGCTGCTCGCCATACAATGAACATATCTTTGCTGTAGGCACAAATCGTGGTTTGGTTGTAATTGGTGACTTACAAAGCATGAGCACGTTGTATATGTTGCGTGGCCATGAGACTGCGATAACTTCACTGTCTTGGCGTCCACTAGATATTGAACCgtttaaacaacaaaacactGCACAAATTGACGAAGCGCATACAGAAGTAAAAAATGATGTGCAAAAAGTTTCCACTGAAGAACCACAACAGCTAACTGAGGATGCAAAGCAAACAAAGACTGCGCCAAAGCAAAATGCTAAAACACAAAAGAATTCGAAAAAATCGATAATGCCAGTTGGTAATGATGACATCTTTGACATCTACGATTACGACTATTTGGATAACGAGTTTGGCGCACCCACAGAAACGGAGAAGAAATTTAAGGAAACAGCGGAAGAATTTGTTGTTGATAAGTCCATGGAATGTGGTCCAACAACAGAATTCGATTTTGTCGAAGCATGTAATAGTCTCAAAGGCGAAATTGACGCTTTGAAGCAGGAGCAAGATTATGGTGATGGTGATGCCAAACAATTGCCCGATGTCACACTGGCCGATTGCCAAAAGGTGGCTTGTGCAGACGATTTATCTTCAAGCTGTGGTGATGACAACAGTGGTGAGTCAACTGAAGGTAGTTTGGATTTGGCTGAGCGTTGTTCGTCGGACGATGAGGTTTGTGTCGATGGGGGagacttaaataaaaaacaacaaatactgcATCAGGCCGAGGTGCATGCAGAGCAATCCAATGATttagaaaagaaagaaattaaagaaaagtcGGAAGTTTTAACAACTAAGCCTGTGGCAGACGATAACATTGATAAAAACAGCACTAAGACATCAGTTGAAGTGAAGGTTGAAGATAAACGCACGGTTTCTGAAAGCAATTCCGAACAACCATCCATTGACGGCGTCGCATCTCAAGCCAACTCGTACACTGCCGAAAAGAAAGCAGCACAACAGCCCACACTCTTGGCGTCCGCTAGCATTGATGGCAACTTTTGGATTTGGAACACCAACACCGGCGCAAGTTGTGATCGTATGCGCGCCATAAGTACCGGAAAACATGGCAAAA ATACCAGCATACACATTGATTGGCTGAGCTCAACCGAATTCCTTACCACAAATAAAACTGGCGAGCTAACACTTTGGTACATGGTGCAAACAAATCCAACTGAAACCATAAATACGCATCAACGTCAACGCTACAAGTTCAAAGCAGACACTAAAAAGTCTTTCCAACAGCGCAGCGTCATGTCCTTCAGCATTTCGCATGCCAACAACTTGTTGTGGTGTTTGTCGTCATATCGTGAAATCAGCTGCGAGCATTTGCAGTCGGAAAAGCTATTGCTCAAATATTGTTGTTCTTCCACTAATGTTTCGGCGATGCGTGAGTGCCCGGATGATATGAATAA AATTGCTTTGGCTTTCTCCGATCGTCGTGTTGGTATCATTGACATATCAAAGATGTCTGCCACTAATGTGTTCATCGAAAATTTCGTATCACGCGTTGATGCTTCCGTGTTGGCGCTTGTTTGGAGTCCGGATAGTAAGCGTTTGGCATTTGGCACGTTGGAGGGCAGA GTTGGCGTCATTAATGTGGAGTCGGGTAAGCCCACCACCACATTCCACCCCTTCTGTGGCAAGCCCATTTATTCCATTGACTGGCAAGGCGACCATATATTCGTGGTTTGCAATGACATTTTGGCCGTTTACGAAACAAATTCAGAGCAAAAAG ATGCACACATCATTCGTGAGGTTAAAAGCATCTCAACCGTATCGATACATGATGGCATACTTTATGTAGGCACTCAACGTGGCCATGTACAAGTCTACAAACGTAATCCGAATGTCGCATACTGCTACTCGCTAGTACAGGACGTACCGTTAGCGCCACGTTACATCACCGAAATCTCATGGAGCCCAATCGCCAACGATCATGTCGCCGTTGTGGCCAATGCCAACAACATACACATACTGAAGGCACAATCGACGGATGGTGTACTCACACCCGTGCGTCGCATAGAGATCAAAAACCCCAAAGCGGCCAATGCCTGCGTCAAATGGAGCAATCGCAATGCCAATGAATTTCTCACGTGCGGCTTCGATGGTGGTGTACGTGTTTGGGATCTCAATTCTACTAAGAATgttgagaaatttttgaaattctttcCCTGTCCCATGATATGTGGTCTGTTGTTGCCGACCGACGAGCAAATCGTTATGTGCGCTGGCAAATCCACTTCCGTGGAGCTCTTCGATATGCGTTTGGAGGAGTCTGAGATGTATTCGTCGATAAAATGGAAGCGCACGAACACTTTGGATCAAGTGAAGTGGGCCATGAAGGTGGCTCCGCGCACTGAGGTGACAAAACCATCGACGGCAACGGAGAGGCGTCGTGCCAAGCGTGCTTTAGTCGGTGGTCCAGCCGAGAACAGCGCGACAGCAGAGTGTGCGAATGGTGCTGCGGCTGGTAATGGTGAGGCTGGTGCTGAGGTGGCCGATCTGTTAGGCTCACTGAAGTTGAATGAGAAGAGAGAAGAGAAGTCGGCGACAGCCTTGGTTAAGGAAGAAGTTAAAGCGAGTAAGGAAATGCAAGTGGCTAAGGCCAATGAGATGCATTTGGACTGGACTAACGGCTCGATCTATATGAGG ACCCCATCCACGGTAATGAACTTGACAACCAAGGAGCTGAATAAAGATGTTCTCGAAAAATTGAATATGGTTTTGAGCAACAGAGATACGAAACCTTTGCTTCTCGCCAAATTATTTGGCACAAAAGCGGACGCACAAAGATTATTGGACGTCGAAT TAAATACTCATAGGACTACGAAAAGCGCTGGCGTAGCCAACTTATTTATGACACAGGTAAAGTCATCGCTCAAAGATGAGATACTCATTGCTATACAAACCAAAGAACTGTGCGAATGGCATGTTGCCCTCGCACCAACCATATCATACAG TTTTTGGCAACACGTTTGCCAAGTCTTTGCCGAGCAACTGCTGGAACAGGGCTATGCACTGCTGGCAGCCACCTACATCATAGCGCTGCATCGGCACGAGGTAGCTATCGAAATGCTCATGTCAAAGTATTACTTCAAGGAGGCGCTATTGATCGGACGCATTCACTTACAAAAGGACGATCCGTTATTGTTGACCATAGTCGATAAATGGACTTCGCATTTGGTACTGGCTGGCAACCTTACTGGGTCGGCGTTGCT TTCCACACTCTCTGGACAGTATAATCGTGCGCATGACACGCTCTCCAGAATTCGTAATAGTTATCCGGAAATCGAACGGGTGCTGGAAATGTTGAATAAAAAGATGAATGCTAAACAATAA
- the LOC105214533 gene encoding uncharacterized protein LOC105214533: MSVKNDFARIFVQFVDECKESGLEIDKNFAYFYVHLLARDARLGLRQEIADNCKLLQLKRNAIQLYKNKTDPTMSNLLMTYCYRNFRELNINNLKEMYEASFQKKLQTLIEGILQYPETSNDKQLDEMLYKMQVFIIASYNIGDPKNHVLLKQTRQSLKSVLSHGDLQNFVLKKRYHRLEYLQRLTATVCGILIYNNCDPNGERENMRDILTDIQMAKTNTREALETAIEDINHYIATGIEAIGKLIEVDTKHKKVHCKWPIEKVREINKYVILFSSYDRLLKNIVESFEKTEYLVSLDQKKMDCIIEKINEILKYRTAIESQLVFPHFKYLSQLWTSLMLSLSHLAELNRLKELLDEYVSEEIKENFCKLLKITEVRRKVVKNELLQTFGELVERTNKAHPVMTSLQKVTVNFQDYCALTIALTNGLLTPAFLTKKLCEDSQFRFGFANIEFAKYAERYFEEFIHTLKTAIYTSVDLILLFGLADVLLQKDFVDEHKQRRRTLVSASGTQTEMVVVNDLTPANRINVTWNQWDFHRETIHLAYIRKLQTRSQQTALSFGTMNAQNECLPYGHRTN, encoded by the exons ATGTCGGTTAAAAACGACTTCGCGCGCATTTTTGTACAATTCGTGGATGAATGCAAAGAGAGCGGTTTGGAAATCGACAAAAATTTCGCGTATTTCTATGTGCATTTGTTGGCGCGCGACGCACGACTCGGGCTGCGTCAGGAAATAGCGGACAACTGCAAATTGCTGCAATTGAAACGGAATGCTATTCAACTGTATAAGAATAAGACAGATCCGACAATGAGTAATCTACTAATGACCTATTGTTATCGAAATTTCCGCGAATTGAATATCAATAATTTGAAAGAAATGTACGAGGCGAGCTTTCAAAAGAAGCTACAAACTCTCATCGAGGGCATACTACAATATCCGGAGACGAGCAACGACAAGCAGCTGGACGAAATGCTCTACAAGATGCAGGTCTTCATAATAGCCAGCTACAATATTGGCGATCCGAAGAATCATGTT CTCTTGAAGCAGACGCGACAAAGTCTTAAAAGCGTGCTCAGCCATGGAGATTTGCAAAACTTTGTTTTGAAGAAGCGTTATCATCGTTTGGAGTATCTACAGCGTTTGACAGCCACTGTATGCGGCATACTTATCTACAATAATTGTGATCCGAATGGCGAGCGGGAAAATATGCGTGACA TCTTAACCGATATACAAATGGCAAAAACGAACACCAGAGAAGCGCTTGAAACTGCTATAGAGGATATCAATCACTACATAGCGACTGGCATAGAGGCTATAGGCAAGCTAATAGAGGTGGATACAAAGCATAAGAAGGTCCACTGCAAGTGGCCCATTGAAAAAGTGCGCGAAATCAATAAATACGTAATATTGTTCAGTTCATATGATAGACTACTGAAAAATATAGTCGAGTCTTTCGAGAAAACGGAATATCTAGTGAGTTTGGATCAAAAGAAGATGGATTGCATAAtagagaaaattaatgaaatactaAAATATCGCACAGCAATCGAATCGCAATTGGTGTTC CCACATTTCAAGTACCTCTCGCAATTGTGGACCTCATTAATGCTGTCGCTGAGCCACTTGGCCGAATTGAATAGGCTCAAAGAGCTGCTGGACGAGTATGTAAGCGAGGAAATCAAGGAGAATTTTTGCAAACTTTTGAAGATAACCGAAGTGCGACGCAAGGTGGTGAAAAATGAACTCCTACAAACATTCGGTGAACTTGTGGAACGCACCAATAAAGCGCATCCCGTTATGACATCACTGCAGAAAGTC ACAGTGAACTTTCAAGATTACTGCGCGCTAACGATCGCACTAACTAACGGTTTGCTGACACCCGCTTTTCTCACGAAGAAACTTTGCGAAGACTCACAATTTCGTTTCGGTTTTGCCAATATAGAGTTCGCAAAATATGCCGAACGTTATTTCGAAGAATTCATACATACACTAAAGACGGCTATTTACACTTCAGTCGATCTCATTTTACTCTTCGGACTGGCCGATGTGCTGCTACAAAAGGACTTTGTGGACGAGCATAAGCAACGTAGGAGAACACTAGTGTCGGCGAGTGGCACACAAACGGAAATGGTTGTTGTAAACGATCTCACGCCCGCAAATCGCATAAATGTCACCTGGAATCAGTGGGACTTTCATCGCGAAACTATACACTTGGCGTATATACGAAAACTACAGACGCGTTCGCAGCAGACCGCATTGTCGTTCGGCACCATGAATGCGCAAAACGAATGCTTGCCATACGGACATCGTACAAattga
- the LOC105214532 gene encoding presenilins-associated rhomboid-like protein, mitochondrial, translated as MLLHRALCRSWTRQIAEPLLPSYSSKLLRPRTIIMRSMRSSPRHQRPPRSGSLQTSPPFENYAFGGAVPPSNVVKALVFTGAFSVGCFMSVTILEYENTRNMMLEKARQSKFPWLRRQNVSQDKSVWQELKQEVKQHWDKLTPGERVFVPLCALNVVVFGLWRVPSLRNTMMTYFCSNPAGRAVCWPMFLSTFSHYSLFHLFANMYVLHSFSNAGVLSLGKEQFLGVYLSAGVIASLSSILYKTVTSKPGLSIGASGAIMAILAYVCAKYPDTQLSILFLPMLNFSAGAAIKVIMGFDLAGCILGWKFFDHAAHLGGALFGLFWVYFGTELWQKRIPFLTMYHDLRKTK; from the exons atgcttctACATAGAGCCTTATGCCGCAGTTGGACTCGCCAAATTGC cgaGCCATTATTGCCCAGTTACAGCAGTAAATTACTGCGACCACGTACAATAATAATGCGCTCAATGCGCAGCAGTCCACGCCATCAGCGTCCACCGCGCAGCGGCAGCCTACAAACATCGCCACCATTCGAAAATTACGCTTTCGGCGGAGCAGTGCCACCAAGTAACGTGGTGAAGGCACTCGTATTCACCGGCGcg TTCAGTGTTGGTTGTTTCATGAGTGTCACTATATTGGAATATGAGAATACACGTAATATGATGTTAGAGAAAGCACGTCAAAGTAAATTTCCTTGGCTACGAAGACAAAATGTCAGTCAGGATAAAAGTGTTTGGCAAGAACTAAAACAGGAGGTGAAACAACATTGGGACAAACTGACACCCGGTGAACGTGTGTTTGTGCCACTTTGTGCGTTGAATGTAGTCGTTTTTGGTCTTTGGCGTGTACCATCATTGCGTAACACTATGATGACTTACTTTTGTTCAAATCCTGCAGGAC gTGCGGTTTGTTGGCCTATGTTCCTATCGACTTTCAGCCACTACTCGTTGTTTCATTTATTCGCCAATATGTATGTTTTGCATAGCTTTTCCAATGCAGGTGTTTTGTCGCTGGGAAAAGAACAATTTTTGGGTGTCTATTTGAGTGCTGGCGTAATTGCCAGTCTGTCAAGTATTCTCTATAAAACGGTGACTTCAAAGCCGGGACTTTCAATAGGGGCG TCCGGCGCGATAATGGCGATTTTGGCTTATGTTTGTGCTAAGTATCCAGACACGCAATTAAGCATATTATTCTTACCAATGCTGAATTTTTCAGCGGGAGCT GCCATTAAAGTTATAATGGGATTTGACTTGGCCGGTTGCATATTAGGTTGGAAGTTCTTTGACCATGCCGCCCATTTAGGTGGTGCTCTTTTCGGACT cTTCTGGGTTTACTTCGGCACTGAATTATGGCAAAAGCGGATACCGTTTCTAACAATGTATCATGATTTACGAAAAACTAaatag
- the LOC105214531 gene encoding RNA-binding protein 48 translates to MDENENANHHIRQNYCRNRLEYRRGRRLRAVKVYTVANESKHLLVFGVPKINLKQEIKCKLKRCGDIEFIQCVTEEIAKKVELEAFTDVYHVTYTKVQAARRAKRYLDAQEFYGGILHISYAPEYETTEELRQKLLQRKVEINYRQKVNEKVAKTMSTEAQLNEPPDKISKES, encoded by the exons ATGGATGAAAACGAAAACGCTAATCACCATATACGACAGAATTATTGTAGGAATCGTTTGGAATACCGAAGAGGTCGACGTTTAAGAGCTGTTAAG GTCTACACTGTAGCAAATGAATCAAAGCACCTGCTAGTATTTGGAGTGCCAaagattaatttaaaacaagaaaTCAAGTGTAAACTCAAACGGTGTGGTGATATTGAATTTATACAATGTGTTACGGAAGAGATTGCAAAGAAAg TGGAGTTAGAAGCCTTCACTGATGTATATCATGTGACCTACACAAAGGTGCAAGCAGCGCGGCGTGCTAAACGGTATTTAGACGCACAAGAATTTTATGGCGGTATATTGCATATATCCTATGCTCCGGAATACGAAACCACAGAGGAACTACGACAAAAACTCTTACAGAGAAAAGTTGAAATCAACTACAGACAGAAAGTTAACGAAAAAGTGGCAAAAACAATGTCAACTGAAGCTCAACTTAATGAACCGCCGGATAAAATTAGTAAGGAGTCGTAA